From the genome of Populus alba chromosome 10, ASM523922v2, whole genome shotgun sequence, one region includes:
- the LOC118037067 gene encoding G-type lectin S-receptor-like serine/threonine-protein kinase At4g27290 isoform X2: MDCIPMLVFCFISFLIVRTTTPTDTINTAQFIRDGDTIVSAGGTYELGFFSPGKSKNRYLGIWYGKISVQTAVWVANRETPLDDSSGVVRLTNEGLLVLLNRSGSIIWSSNTSTPARNPVAQLLDTGNLVVKEEGDNNMENSLWQSFDYPGNTLIPGMKLGRNTKTGMDWHLTSWKSPDDPSRGNISVILIPDGYPEYAVLEDSNVKYRSGPWNGMGFSGLPRLKPNPVYTFELVFNDKEIFFRENLLNNSRNWRVFLSQNGDIQHLLWIEQTQSWFLYETGNTDNCERYALCGANGICSINNSPVCNCLNGFVPKVPRDWDKTDWSSGCVRKTALNCSRDGFRKLRGLKMPETRKSWFSRTMNLEECKNICLKNCSCTAYTNLDIRNGGSGCLLWFNDFIDMRTFFQNEQDIFIRIAASELDNGGSAKANTKSKVKKMIIVSSVLSTGILFVGLCLVLYVWKKKQQKNRNLQRRSNNKDLKEELELPIFNMEALACATNNFSVSNKLGQGGFGPVYKGTLTDGREIAVKRLSKNSRQGLDEFKNEVKHIVKLQHRNLVRLLGCCIERDENMLVYELLPNKSLDFYIFDETRSLLLDWPKRYNIINGIARGLLYLHQDSRLRIIHRDLKTSNILLDDEMNPKISDFGLARSFGENETEANTNKVAGTYGYISPEYANYGLYSLKSDVFSFGVLVLEIVGGYRNRGFRHPDHHLNLIGHAWRLFKQGRPLELAAGSKVETPCLSEVLRSIHVGLLCVQENPEDRPNMSYVVLMLGNEDELPQPKQPGFFTERDLVEANYSSSESKPPSANVCSVSVLEAR; this comes from the exons ATGGATTGCATCCCCATGCTTGTTTTCTGCTTCATTTCATTTCTGATTGTAAGAACAACCACACCTACTGACACCATAAACACAGCTCAGTTCATTAGAGATGGAGACACTATAGTTTCAGCTGGCGGGACCTATGAATTAGGATTTTTCAGCCCCGGGAAATCCAAAAACCGATACTTGGGGATATGGTATGGAAAAATATCTGTCCAGACAGCAGTTTGGGTTGCTAACAGAGAAACTCCACTTGACGATTCATCAGGAGTCGTAAGGCTTACCAACGAAGGACTTCTTGTTCTTCTCAATCGTAGTGGAAGCATCATTTGGTCTTCCAACACATCAACACCTGCTAGGAATCCAGTTGCGCAGCTTTTGGATACAGGAAACCTTGTTGTGAAAGAGGAGGGTGATAATAACATGGAGAACTCCTTGTGGCAGAGTTTTGATTATCCAGGCAACACACTAATACCGGGCATGAAGCTAGGACGGAATACCAAAACTGGCATGGACTGGCACTTGACATCATGGAAGTCACCAGATGATCCTTCCAGAGGTAATATTTCAGTAATCCTTATTCCTGATGGATATCCGGAGTATGCAGTGTTGGAAGATTCAAATGTGAAGTATAGAAGTGGGCCATGGAATGGTATGGGGTTCAGTGGTTTGCCTCGGTTAAAACCAAATCCAGTTTACACATTTGaacttgtttttaatgataagGAGATATTTTTCAGAGAAAATCTTCTTAATAACTCAAGGAATTGGAGGGTCTTCCTAAGTCAGAATGGTGATATCCAGCACCTCCTCTGGATCGAGCAAACTCAAAGTTGGTTTCTTTATGAAACAGGAAATACAGATAATTGTGAGCGTTATGCACTCTGTGGCGCAAATGGTATCTGTAGCATTAACAACTCTCCAGTGTGTAATTGCTTGAACGGATTTGTACCAAAAGTTCCAAGAGACTGGGACAAGACAGATTGGTCAAGCGGTTGCGTTAGAAAGACAGCACTAAATTGTTCCAGAGATGGGTTTCGGAAGCTCAGAGGTTTGAAGATGCCGGAGACAAGAAAATCATGGTTCAGCAGGACTATGAACCTGGAGGAGTGCAAGAACATATGCTTGAAGAACTGCAGCTGTACTGCGTATACAAACTTGGACATCAGGAATGGAGGAAGTGGCTGCTTGCTCTGGttcaatgattttattgataTGAGAACTTTCTTTCAAAATGAGCAAGACATTTTTATACGGATTGCTGCATCTGAACTAG ACAACGGTGGCTCTGCAAAGGCTAATACCAAATCCAAAGTGAAGAAAATGATCATAGTAAGCTCTGTGTTGTCTACTGGGATTCTGTTCGTTGGCTTATGCTTGGTCTTGTATGTTTGGAAAAAGAAGCAGCAGAAAAACC GTAATTTGCAAAGAAGATCAAATAACAAGGACTTGAAGGAAGAGCTAGAATTACCCATCTTTAACATGGAGGCGTTGGCTTGTGCAACAAATAACTTTTCTGTATCCAATAAACTAGGACAAGGGGGATTCGGACCTGTTTATAAG GGAACATTAACAGATGGACGAGAAATAGCTGTCAAGAGGCTCTCTAAGAATTCACGACAAGGACTTGATGAGTTCAAAAATGAAGTCAAACATATTGTGAAACTTCAGCACCGAAATCTAGTGAGGCTTCTTGGATGCTGCATTGAAAGAGATGAAAATATGTTGGTCTACGAGCTTTTGCCTAACAAAAGCTTGGACTTCTACATTTTTG ATGAGACTCGAAGCTTGCTACTAGATTGGCCTAAGCGCTACAATATCATCAACGGGATTGCTCGAGGACTCCTTTATCTTCACCAAGATTCGAGACTAAGAATAATCCACAGAGATCTCAAAACCAGCAATATTTTGTTGGATGACgaaatgaatccaaaaatctCAGACTTTGGCCTGGCTAGAAGttttggagaaaatgaaactgaaGCCAATACTAATAAAGTGGCTGGAACGTA TGGTTACATATCTCCAGAGTACGCAAATTATGGGCTCTACTCGCTAAAATCAGACGTCTTCAGCTTTGGAGTATTGGTGCTAGAGATAGTGGGTGGCTATAGGAACAGAGGATTCCGTCATCCAGATCACCACCTCAACCTTATTGGGCAT GCTTGGAGACTGTTCAAACAAGGCAGGCCTCTGGAACTGGCTGCGGGATCAAAAGTTGAAACACCCTGTTTGTCTGAAGTGCTACGTTCAATTCACGTGGGGCTTTTGTGTGTGCAAGAAAATCCAGAAGATAGACCAAACATGTCATATGTGGTTTTGATGTTGGGTAATGAAGATGAATTGCCTCAACCTAAACAACCAGGATTTTTCACTGAAAGGGATCTTGTTGAAGCAAATTATTCATCTAGCGAGAGCAAACCACCTTCTGCAAACGTATGCTCAGTTTCAGTGTTAGAGGCAAGATAG
- the LOC118037067 gene encoding G-type lectin S-receptor-like serine/threonine-protein kinase At4g27290 isoform X1, protein MDCIPMLVFCFISFLIVRTTTPTDTINTAQFIRDGDTIVSAGGTYELGFFSPGKSKNRYLGIWYGKISVQTAVWVANRETPLDDSSGVVRLTNEGLLVLLNRSGSIIWSSNTSTPARNPVAQLLDTGNLVVKEEGDNNMENSLWQSFDYPGNTLIPGMKLGRNTKTGMDWHLTSWKSPDDPSRGNISVILIPDGYPEYAVLEDSNVKYRSGPWNGMGFSGLPRLKPNPVYTFELVFNDKEIFFRENLLNNSRNWRVFLSQNGDIQHLLWIEQTQSWFLYETGNTDNCERYALCGANGICSINNSPVCNCLNGFVPKVPRDWDKTDWSSGCVRKTALNCSRDGFRKLRGLKMPETRKSWFSRTMNLEECKNICLKNCSCTAYTNLDIRNGGSGCLLWFNDFIDMRTFFQNEQDIFIRIAASELDNGGSAKANTKSKVKKMIIVSSVLSTGILFVGLCLVLYVWKKKQQKNRNMTGNLQRRSNNKDLKEELELPIFNMEALACATNNFSVSNKLGQGGFGPVYKGTLTDGREIAVKRLSKNSRQGLDEFKNEVKHIVKLQHRNLVRLLGCCIERDENMLVYELLPNKSLDFYIFDETRSLLLDWPKRYNIINGIARGLLYLHQDSRLRIIHRDLKTSNILLDDEMNPKISDFGLARSFGENETEANTNKVAGTYGYISPEYANYGLYSLKSDVFSFGVLVLEIVGGYRNRGFRHPDHHLNLIGHAWRLFKQGRPLELAAGSKVETPCLSEVLRSIHVGLLCVQENPEDRPNMSYVVLMLGNEDELPQPKQPGFFTERDLVEANYSSSESKPPSANVCSVSVLEAR, encoded by the exons ATGGATTGCATCCCCATGCTTGTTTTCTGCTTCATTTCATTTCTGATTGTAAGAACAACCACACCTACTGACACCATAAACACAGCTCAGTTCATTAGAGATGGAGACACTATAGTTTCAGCTGGCGGGACCTATGAATTAGGATTTTTCAGCCCCGGGAAATCCAAAAACCGATACTTGGGGATATGGTATGGAAAAATATCTGTCCAGACAGCAGTTTGGGTTGCTAACAGAGAAACTCCACTTGACGATTCATCAGGAGTCGTAAGGCTTACCAACGAAGGACTTCTTGTTCTTCTCAATCGTAGTGGAAGCATCATTTGGTCTTCCAACACATCAACACCTGCTAGGAATCCAGTTGCGCAGCTTTTGGATACAGGAAACCTTGTTGTGAAAGAGGAGGGTGATAATAACATGGAGAACTCCTTGTGGCAGAGTTTTGATTATCCAGGCAACACACTAATACCGGGCATGAAGCTAGGACGGAATACCAAAACTGGCATGGACTGGCACTTGACATCATGGAAGTCACCAGATGATCCTTCCAGAGGTAATATTTCAGTAATCCTTATTCCTGATGGATATCCGGAGTATGCAGTGTTGGAAGATTCAAATGTGAAGTATAGAAGTGGGCCATGGAATGGTATGGGGTTCAGTGGTTTGCCTCGGTTAAAACCAAATCCAGTTTACACATTTGaacttgtttttaatgataagGAGATATTTTTCAGAGAAAATCTTCTTAATAACTCAAGGAATTGGAGGGTCTTCCTAAGTCAGAATGGTGATATCCAGCACCTCCTCTGGATCGAGCAAACTCAAAGTTGGTTTCTTTATGAAACAGGAAATACAGATAATTGTGAGCGTTATGCACTCTGTGGCGCAAATGGTATCTGTAGCATTAACAACTCTCCAGTGTGTAATTGCTTGAACGGATTTGTACCAAAAGTTCCAAGAGACTGGGACAAGACAGATTGGTCAAGCGGTTGCGTTAGAAAGACAGCACTAAATTGTTCCAGAGATGGGTTTCGGAAGCTCAGAGGTTTGAAGATGCCGGAGACAAGAAAATCATGGTTCAGCAGGACTATGAACCTGGAGGAGTGCAAGAACATATGCTTGAAGAACTGCAGCTGTACTGCGTATACAAACTTGGACATCAGGAATGGAGGAAGTGGCTGCTTGCTCTGGttcaatgattttattgataTGAGAACTTTCTTTCAAAATGAGCAAGACATTTTTATACGGATTGCTGCATCTGAACTAG ACAACGGTGGCTCTGCAAAGGCTAATACCAAATCCAAAGTGAAGAAAATGATCATAGTAAGCTCTGTGTTGTCTACTGGGATTCTGTTCGTTGGCTTATGCTTGGTCTTGTATGTTTGGAAAAAGAAGCAGCAGAAAAACC GAAACATGACAGGTAATTTGCAAAGAAGATCAAATAACAAGGACTTGAAGGAAGAGCTAGAATTACCCATCTTTAACATGGAGGCGTTGGCTTGTGCAACAAATAACTTTTCTGTATCCAATAAACTAGGACAAGGGGGATTCGGACCTGTTTATAAG GGAACATTAACAGATGGACGAGAAATAGCTGTCAAGAGGCTCTCTAAGAATTCACGACAAGGACTTGATGAGTTCAAAAATGAAGTCAAACATATTGTGAAACTTCAGCACCGAAATCTAGTGAGGCTTCTTGGATGCTGCATTGAAAGAGATGAAAATATGTTGGTCTACGAGCTTTTGCCTAACAAAAGCTTGGACTTCTACATTTTTG ATGAGACTCGAAGCTTGCTACTAGATTGGCCTAAGCGCTACAATATCATCAACGGGATTGCTCGAGGACTCCTTTATCTTCACCAAGATTCGAGACTAAGAATAATCCACAGAGATCTCAAAACCAGCAATATTTTGTTGGATGACgaaatgaatccaaaaatctCAGACTTTGGCCTGGCTAGAAGttttggagaaaatgaaactgaaGCCAATACTAATAAAGTGGCTGGAACGTA TGGTTACATATCTCCAGAGTACGCAAATTATGGGCTCTACTCGCTAAAATCAGACGTCTTCAGCTTTGGAGTATTGGTGCTAGAGATAGTGGGTGGCTATAGGAACAGAGGATTCCGTCATCCAGATCACCACCTCAACCTTATTGGGCAT GCTTGGAGACTGTTCAAACAAGGCAGGCCTCTGGAACTGGCTGCGGGATCAAAAGTTGAAACACCCTGTTTGTCTGAAGTGCTACGTTCAATTCACGTGGGGCTTTTGTGTGTGCAAGAAAATCCAGAAGATAGACCAAACATGTCATATGTGGTTTTGATGTTGGGTAATGAAGATGAATTGCCTCAACCTAAACAACCAGGATTTTTCACTGAAAGGGATCTTGTTGAAGCAAATTATTCATCTAGCGAGAGCAAACCACCTTCTGCAAACGTATGCTCAGTTTCAGTGTTAGAGGCAAGATAG